CGATGTTGGCCAGCGCCACCTCCTCCTCCAGTTCCGGGGCCCGGGTGACCCACTCGGCGAGCCGTTGCGCCGAGACCAGGGCGTCGTCGGCGAGTGCCACGCACTCCGCGGCCAGCTCGACCGCGTCGACACCCTCGGGCACGGTGGTGTCGACGCCGTGCAGCGGATCCTCGAAGCCGGTGCCGTAGGCCCAGCGGCTGTCGTCCTCGTGCCCCTCGGCCAGGCTCAGGTAGACGTGGTCGTCACTCATGCCCTGCTCCTAGATGTGGGGGACGTCTTCGGGGATGTCGTAGAAGGTCGGGTGGCGGTAGACCTTGTCGGCGCTGGGGGCGAAGAACGGGTCCTTCTCGTCGCGGGTGGAGGCGGCGATGTGCTCGGAGCGCACGACCCAGATGCTCACGCCCTCGTTGCGCCGGGTGTAGAGGTCCCGGGCGTGGGTGAGGGCCATGGCGTCGTCGGCGGCGTGCAGCGAGCCGACGTGGACGTGGTTGAGGCCCCGCTTGCCGCGCACGAACACCTCGTAGAGCGGCCAGCCCTGCTGGTCGGAGGTCATGCCGCCGCTCCCTTCCTCGCGCGGGCGGCCTGCTTGGCGGCGTGGGCGGTGGCCGCCTCGCGCACCCAGGCGCCGTCCTCGTGGGCGGTCCGCCGCCGCTCCATCCGCTGGTCGTTGCACGGGCCGTCGCCCTTGATGACGCGCATCAGCTCGTCCCAGTCGGGGGTGCCGAAGTCGTGGTGTCCGGTCTCCTCGTTCCAGCGCAGCTCCGGGTCCGGCAGGGTGACACCGAGCTTCTCGGCCTGCGGGACGGTCATGTCGACGAAGCGTCGGCGCAGTTCGTCGTTGCTGTGCCGCTTGATCTTCCAGGCCATCGACCGCGCGGAGTTGGGCGAGGCGTCGTCGGGCGGGCCGAACATCATGAGGGAGGGCCACCACCAGCGGTTCACGGCGTCCTGGACCATCTCGCGCTGGGCGTCGGTGCCGCGCATCATCGTCATCAGCAGCTCGTAGCCCTGCCGCTGGTGGAAGGACTCCTCCTTGCAGATGCGCACCATCGCGCGCGCGTACGGACCGTAGGAGCTGCGGCACAGCGGGACCTGGTTGCAGATCGCCGCGCCGTCCACGAACCACCCGATCACGCCGACGTCCGCGAAGCTCAGCGTCGGGTAGTTGAAGATCGA
This region of Streptomyces ambofaciens ATCC 23877 genomic DNA includes:
- the paaB gene encoding 1,2-phenylacetyl-CoA epoxidase subunit PaaB, producing the protein MTSDQQGWPLYEVFVRGKRGLNHVHVGSLHAADDAMALTHARDLYTRRNEGVSIWVVRSEHIAASTRDEKDPFFAPSADKVYRHPTFYDIPEDVPHI
- the paaA gene encoding 1,2-phenylacetyl-CoA epoxidase subunit PaaA, giving the protein MTTTHAAEAPPPAGLQEHFDATIAHDQRVEPRDWMPDGYRKTLIRQIAQHAHSEIIGMQPEGEWITRAPSLRRKAILFAKVQDEAGHGLYLYSAAETLGADRDDLTRRLIEGRQKYSSIFNYPTLSFADVGVIGWFVDGAAICNQVPLCRSSYGPYARAMVRICKEESFHQRQGYELLMTMMRGTDAQREMVQDAVNRWWWPSLMMFGPPDDASPNSARSMAWKIKRHSNDELRRRFVDMTVPQAEKLGVTLPDPELRWNEETGHHDFGTPDWDELMRVIKGDGPCNDQRMERRRTAHEDGAWVREAATAHAAKQAARARKGAAA